One genomic segment of Paraburkholderia hospita includes these proteins:
- a CDS encoding GNAT family N-acetyltransferase: MENDRRWDLNDGAGLSQSVNIRLASIDDAQGIAKVHIAAWRDAYKELLPIEYLANLDKNARAEKWRKALLAGAPCVMVALMNDVVVGWVAFGPSRDEDLDSRCAEIEAIYVASEFWSRGIGTALIHAACERLRAKGYGTVALWVLKENAAACSFYTQGGFERDGSAKVVEIGGALLTEVRVTREIAI; encoded by the coding sequence GTGGAAAACGACAGGAGGTGGGATTTGAATGATGGCGCGGGGTTATCGCAGAGTGTGAATATAAGGCTTGCGTCAATCGATGACGCACAAGGAATAGCGAAGGTTCATATCGCGGCCTGGCGGGACGCATACAAGGAATTGTTACCAATCGAATACCTGGCGAATCTCGACAAAAACGCAAGAGCGGAAAAATGGCGCAAGGCGCTGTTAGCGGGAGCGCCGTGCGTGATGGTTGCTTTGATGAACGATGTCGTGGTCGGCTGGGTTGCGTTCGGTCCCTCGCGTGACGAAGACCTTGACTCGCGCTGTGCGGAGATCGAGGCGATTTACGTTGCGTCGGAGTTCTGGAGTCGCGGCATCGGCACTGCGCTGATTCATGCGGCTTGCGAGAGGCTTCGTGCAAAAGGCTACGGTACTGTCGCGCTGTGGGTGTTGAAAGAAAACGCAGCAGCGTGTTCCTTCTACACTCAGGGAGGATTCGAGCGCGACGGCTCTGCCAAAGTGGTCGAGATTGGAGGAGCGCTATTAACGGAAGTGCGCGTCACACGCGAAATTGCGATCTGA
- a CDS encoding SRPBCC family protein, whose amino-acid sequence MASVSVSIDIAVSAEIVWPVVGDFDGLPGWLELIRASRLSDGGRVRHLEAVNGSSIVERLLDHSDQNLQYLYTILEGPDPVTDYTASMSLRRIDAHHTTVTWASRFEPNDPNEAESLTAHYRSLYLAGLTRLKAVLETQGR is encoded by the coding sequence ATGGCAAGCGTTAGCGTATCGATAGACATTGCAGTATCAGCGGAAATCGTGTGGCCCGTGGTCGGCGACTTCGACGGATTGCCGGGCTGGCTCGAACTCATTCGCGCGTCGCGGCTGTCGGACGGCGGACGGGTTCGCCATCTCGAAGCGGTCAATGGTTCGTCGATCGTCGAAAGGCTGCTCGATCACAGCGATCAGAACCTGCAATACCTTTACACGATCCTCGAAGGCCCGGACCCCGTGACGGATTACACCGCGTCGATGTCGTTGCGCAGGATCGACGCGCATCACACCACGGTGACATGGGCGAGCCGCTTCGAGCCAAACGACCCGAACGAGGCCGAGTCGCTCACCGCCCATTATCGGAGTCTGTACCTGGCGGGCCTGACGCGCCTCAAGGCGGTTCTGGAAACTCAGGGCCGCTGA
- the poxB gene encoding ubiquinone-dependent pyruvate dehydrogenase, giving the protein MSANTIAAYLAQTLAAAGVERIWGVTGDSLNGLAYALDKVGGIRWMHTRHEESAAFAAGADAASTGQLAVCAGSCGPGNLHLINGLFDCHRNHQPVLAIAAHIPSTEIGLGYFQETHPQELFKECSHYVELVSSAGQFPRVLARAMRTAIEERGVAVIVLPGDVALGDGPDEAPTWTESAPPRIVPAEADLERLATLLNGSDAVTIMCGSGTQGAHDEVVALADTLGAPVVHALRGKQFVEYDNPFDVGMTGLIGFSSGYHAMMSCDTLLLLGCDFPYRPFYPSHAKIVQIDWKGSQLGHRAPLTLGLVGTIKETISATLPRLQRKQDRGFIDTARKHYAAARKSLDDLATPSPAGKPVHPQYLTRMIDEIASEDAIFTADVGTPTVWSARYLTMNGKRQLHGSFNHGSMANAMPQALGAQGAHPGRQVVSLSGDGGLSMLLGDLLTARQLGLPIKVVVFNNSVLGFVSMELKASGYLDTNVDLSKTDFAAIAKGAGIFSIRVEDSEQVAGALKAAFAHDGPAVVDVVTAKQELAMPPKIELEQAKGFSLYMMRAILNGRGDEIVDLVQTNFR; this is encoded by the coding sequence ATGTCAGCAAACACCATTGCAGCTTACCTGGCTCAAACGCTCGCGGCAGCGGGCGTCGAACGCATCTGGGGCGTGACGGGCGACAGCCTGAATGGCCTCGCCTACGCGCTCGACAAGGTCGGCGGCATCCGCTGGATGCATACGCGCCACGAAGAGTCCGCGGCGTTCGCGGCGGGCGCCGATGCAGCATCCACCGGCCAGCTCGCCGTGTGCGCGGGCAGTTGCGGCCCGGGTAATCTGCATCTGATCAATGGTCTGTTCGACTGTCATCGCAATCACCAGCCCGTGCTCGCGATCGCCGCGCATATTCCGTCGACGGAGATCGGCCTCGGCTACTTCCAGGAAACGCATCCCCAAGAGTTGTTCAAGGAGTGCAGCCATTACGTGGAGCTCGTGTCGTCCGCCGGGCAGTTTCCGCGCGTCCTCGCGCGCGCGATGCGAACGGCCATCGAGGAGCGCGGCGTCGCTGTGATCGTGTTGCCAGGCGACGTCGCATTGGGCGACGGCCCCGATGAAGCACCGACGTGGACGGAAAGCGCGCCGCCGCGCATCGTGCCTGCGGAGGCCGATCTGGAGCGTCTTGCGACGCTGTTGAATGGGTCGGATGCCGTCACGATCATGTGCGGCAGCGGCACGCAGGGCGCGCACGATGAAGTCGTGGCGCTTGCCGATACGCTCGGCGCGCCTGTCGTGCATGCGTTGCGCGGCAAGCAGTTCGTCGAATACGACAATCCTTTCGACGTCGGCATGACGGGGCTGATCGGTTTCAGCTCGGGCTATCACGCGATGATGTCGTGCGACACGCTACTGCTGCTCGGCTGCGATTTTCCGTATCGCCCGTTCTACCCGTCGCACGCGAAGATCGTCCAGATCGACTGGAAGGGGTCGCAACTCGGTCATCGCGCGCCGCTGACGTTGGGTCTCGTAGGCACGATCAAGGAGACGATCTCGGCGACGCTGCCCAGGCTTCAGCGCAAGCAGGACCGCGGCTTCATCGACACAGCGCGCAAGCATTACGCCGCCGCGCGCAAGAGCCTCGACGACCTCGCGACGCCTTCGCCCGCAGGCAAACCGGTGCATCCGCAGTACCTCACGCGCATGATCGACGAGATCGCAAGCGAGGATGCCATCTTCACCGCCGATGTCGGCACGCCGACCGTGTGGTCGGCACGCTATCTGACGATGAACGGCAAGCGTCAGTTGCACGGTTCGTTCAATCATGGATCGATGGCGAATGCGATGCCGCAGGCGCTCGGCGCGCAGGGCGCGCATCCGGGCCGCCAGGTCGTGTCGCTTTCGGGTGACGGCGGCCTGTCGATGCTGCTCGGCGATCTGCTGACCGCGCGTCAGCTCGGGCTGCCTATCAAGGTCGTGGTGTTCAACAATAGCGTGCTGGGTTTTGTTTCGATGGAGCTGAAGGCGAGTGGCTATCTCGACACGAATGTCGATCTGAGCAAGACTGACTTTGCAGCGATTGCGAAAGGCGCGGGCATCTTTAGCATTCGCGTCGAAGATTCGGAACAGGTTGCCGGGGCGTTGAAGGCAGCCTTCGCGCATGATGGTCCTGCCGTCGTCGATGTCGTGACGGCGAAACAGGAACTCGCGATGCCGCCGAAGATCGAGCTTGAACAGGCCAAGGGTTTTAGTCTGTACATGATGCGCGCCATTCTGAATGGCCGTGGCGACGAAATCGTGGATCTCGTGCAGACGAATTTCCGTTGA